Genomic window (Dolosigranulum savutiense):
GAACATGAGATTCCATATCAATTAGATATTTATCCGTATTATGGTAGTGATGCTTCCGCAGCTATGAGTGCTGGGGCTGAAGTGAAGCATGCGTTACTTGGAGCTGGGATTGAGTCGAGTCACTCGTATGAGCGAACACATTTAGATTCTATTGTAGCAACTGAACAATTGGTGGATGCTTACCTCAAGAGTGACTTAGTAAAATAGACCGGCTTGATAATCAGAGTCAGGACCTTTTATTCAACAATTGAGTAGATCTTTGCTATAATGACAAAAAGGAGTGATTGATGTGACATTACAGAGTTTAGCAAGCACGTATAAATTAAATGATGGTCATGAGATTCCAGTCGTTGGATTTGGAACATGGCAAATGGACAATGATGAAAATACAACAAACATTGTTAAACAAGCCATCAAAGAGGGGTATACGCACATTGATACCGCTGCTGTTTATGGAAATGAAGAAGCAGTAGGAAAAGGTATTCGCGAGTCAGGCGTTAACCGAAGTGAGCTCTTCGTTACTACAAAACTGTGGAATGATGCACACGGCTATGAAGAGGCAAAAGCAGCCATAGATGAGTCACTTGAGCGATTAGGCTTGGATTACGTGGATCTGTATTTGATTCATTGGCCAAACCCTAAAGAGCACCGAGACAATTGGCAAGAAGCTAACTTGGGGGCTTGGCGAGCAATGGAAGAAGCGGTTGAGGCAGGTAAAGTAAGATCAATCGGTGTTTCTAACTTCCATGAGCGTCACTTAGCACCATTACTTGAAGAGGCAAAGATTAAACCAGTTATTAACCAAATTTTCTTAAATCCAAGTGATCAACAACCGGAAATTGTAGCTTTTAATGAACAACATGATATTTTAAGTGAAGCATACAGCCCACTTGGAACAGGGAAAGTTTTCGAAATAGAAGACTTGGCAGACTTGGCTAAGAAATATGACAAAACTATCGCACAAGTTGTCTTACGCTGGAGTCTTCAAAACGGATACTTGCCACTACCAAAAACAAGCACGCCGGAACGTGTCCCAGAAAATGCTGATTTATTTGACTTTGAAATTT
Coding sequences:
- a CDS encoding aldo/keto reductase; translated protein: MTLQSLASTYKLNDGHEIPVVGFGTWQMDNDENTTNIVKQAIKEGYTHIDTAAVYGNEEAVGKGIRESGVNRSELFVTTKLWNDAHGYEEAKAAIDESLERLGLDYVDLYLIHWPNPKEHRDNWQEANLGAWRAMEEAVEAGKVRSIGVSNFHERHLAPLLEEAKIKPVINQIFLNPSDQQPEIVAFNEQHDILSEAYSPLGTGKVFEIEDLADLAKKYDKTIAQVVLRWSLQNGYLPLPKTSTPERVPENADLFDFEISEEDMERISALKGQAGTAKNPDVVDF